The Stackebrandtia nassauensis DSM 44728 genome includes the window CGGGGTCATCATCCAGGTTGTACAGGAACAGTCCGGCGCCCAGGTCGGTGTGCTCGTACTGAAGCAGCCCCCGCACCTCGTCGGACTCGCCGTCGGCGTAGCGCAGCTTCCAGGCCCCGCTTCTGGTCGCGTACTGGAAACCGCAGTCCCAGTGCAGCGCTTCATGTCCCGCGTCGGTCTCGCCGCGCAGCATGGCCCACTGGTCGACGCCGTGGCCGTCGCCGGGATCTCCCCCGGCGGCGGCCAGCAGGCTCGGGTACAGGTCCAACGCGGAGATCAAGCCGTCGCGGTGTTCGCCAGCGGGGACGCCGCCGCCGGGCCAGCGCACCAGGAACGGCACCCGGATCCCGCCCTCGAACAGCGTGTACTTGGAACCGGCCAGCGGCGTGTTGTCGCCGTGGTTGCAGTGCGAGCCGCCGTTGTCGGTCAGGTAGACCACGATGGTGTCCTCGCGCAGACCGTTGGCGTCCACGGTGTCCATCAGACGACCGATCTCGGCGTCCATCAGTTCCAGTTGCGCCAGATAGTACTCCCGGCCTTTGTCCAGATTGGGCGCCACGACGTCGTCGTACCAGTCGAAGTAGCTTCGGGTCTCGGGGTCCCAGTCGTGGTACTCGGACAGGCCGCGTTTACGCCGTTCGGCCTCGGGCAGCTGCCAGCAGAAGTTGTGGACGGCGTTGAAGGCCAGCATCAGGAAGAACGGGTTCGCGTCCCCGGCGTGGCCTGTGACGAAGTCGCGGGCCCGCTGACCGAGATCCCAGGTCAGGAAGTCCTCGGTCTCGTACTCGTCGTCGCCCTCCAGCAGCGGCTGGGTGCCCATCCGCCAGCCCGCCTCGCCGCGCGCCTCGTATTCGGCGCGCGAGTGCCGCAGGTAGTGCAGCCGCCCCTGGGACTGTCCGGCCAGGCCGTACCGGGTCTCGTCGAAGCCGTGGTGCGGTGGGCAGGCGTGGTCACCGAGCTGCTCGGGTCCGTAGTGGACTTTGCCGAAGTAGCCGGTGGTGTAGCCGCGCTCCTTGAAGCGCTCGGCGAGCGTCGGTGAGTCGTCGGGGAGCCGCGAGTTGTCGAACCACGTGGTGCCGAACGACAACGGGTAGCGCCCCGACATGAGCCCGGCCCGCGACGGGCTGCAGATCGGCGCGGCGACGTAGGCGTTGTCGCAGGACACGCCCTCGGCGGCCAGCCGGTCGAGGGCCGGGGTGTGGACGTTGTCGTGGACGCCGAGCGCGGAGCGGTCGGCGTAGCCGTGGTCGTCGGACAGGATCACGATGACGTTCGGTCGGCGGGACACGGCACCCCCATCAGCTGGCAAGCGATTTCCCGGACGCTACCAGCCGCGCCCGCCGACGGAACTGTGCGGCGGGCGGCGGCTCGGCGGGGTCAGTGGCTGTCGGCCGTCAGCAGCTGGGAGGCCGCCAGGTCGCGGTACAGCTCGTCGGTGGCGACCAGTTCGGTGTGGGAGCCCACCGCTCGCACTCGGCCAGCGTCCAGGACCACGATCTGGTTGGCGCTGGTCACCGTCGAGAGTCGGTGTGCCACAACGATGACGTTGGTGCGGTCGGCGGCGTCCAACATCGTCTGTTTGAGCGCGGCCTCGTTGGCGGCGTCCAGTTGCGAGGTCGCCTCGTCGAGCAGCAGCAGCCGGGGTTTGCGCAGCAGTGCCCGCGCGATGGCCACCCGCTGGCGCTCGCCGCCGGACAGGGTCATGCCCCGGTAGCCGATCGCGGAGTCCAGCCCGTCGGGCAGTGAGGCGACCAGCTCGGTCAGCCTGGCCCGCTTGACGATCTCGGCCAGCTCGGCCTCGGTCGCGTCGGGTGCCGCCATCAGCAGGTTCTCGCGCAGCGTGCCGTGCAGCACCGGAGCGTCCTGTTCGACGTAGCCGATCATGCCGCGCAGCGCCGCCAGCGGCCAGTCCTCGACCCGGGTCCCGTCGACCCGCACCTCGCCGGACGTGACCGGGTAGAAGCGTTCGATGAGGGAGAACACGGTGGTCTTGCCCGCGCCGGACGGTCCGACCAGCGCGGTCAGGCCGGTGCCGCTGGCCTCGAAGCTGACGCCGTGGTGCACCTGCGGCAGGCCGGGGCCGTAGCCGAAGGTGACGTTGTCGAAGGACAGCAGGGCCGGGCCGTTGTTCGCCGAGATGCTCGCGCCGTTGGAGGGTTGCTCGTGGGCGAGGTCGGCGACGGTCTCGACGCGTCGGATCGCCGCCAGCCCCGTCTGGAGTTGCGACAGCGCCGCGACCAGCGAGCTGATCGGCCCCATCAGGTAGAACAGCAACAGCAGGAACCCGATCAGCGACGAGATGGTCATCGTTCCGGCGGCGACGCGGGCTCCGCCGACGCCCAGCACGATCAGGAACGCGACGTTGACCGGCAGCCAGGCCATCACCCCGGCCAGGGCCTCCCACACCGCGACCATGACGCCCTTGTCGCGGGCTTCGCGGGCGGCGACGTCGAGTTTGCCGATCTCGATGTCCTCGGCGCCGCTGGCCTTGACCGTCCGGAAGGCGCTGAAGATGCGCTCCAGTATGGAGCCCATCTCGCCGAGCGCGGCCTGCGAGGCGGTGGTGGCGTTGCGGATGCGGGGCATGATCAGCGTCATGATGATCGACACCAGCACGATCATCGCCATGGTGGTGCCGAACAGCACCAGGTCGATCCAGGCCATCAGGGCGATCCCGCCCAGCAGCATGAACACCGCGGTGGTGCCGCCGATGACGGTGGTGGACGCGACGGTGCGCAGCAGGTTGGTGTCGGAGGTGAGGCGCGAGACCAGGTCACCGGGTTTGAGCCGGTCGACCTCGGCGATGGTGAGCCGCACCAGGCTGCCGACCAGGCGGCGCCGGACGGTCAGCACGATGTCCTGTCCGGTGCGCTGCATCAGGTAGGGCCCGAAGGCTTCCAACGCGCCCCCGACCAGTACCGCCGCGACCAGGATCAGCAGCGGGTTGCGCAGCGATTCGCCGGTCTCCAGCGACTCGATCACGTCCATGGCGACGATCGGCTGGACCAGCCCGATCAGGCCGCCCAGGAACGCCAGGGTGCCACCGGTGATCAGCAGCGGCAGGTGCTGGCGGGCGTAGAACCACAGTCGGCGAAGCGGTGCCCGGCCCTCGTCGGCGGGGGCTTCGGCGGGTGTCTCGATGGCGTCGGTCATGGCTCTTTTCCTGTCTGGGGATCGCGACGCTACCAGCGCCTTACGACGCTCGCCTCGGTCTCAATACCGAGCTGTCCTCAGTCTCTGGTCCTAGGCCTCGGGGGCGGGCCATGGCAGCAGGATCCGCAGCGCGGCCTCGAAGTCGGCGGCGGTGTATTCGCGGTTCGCCAACAGCGCCCGCAGCAGCAGGCCGTCGAAGGCGGACACGAACAGGTCGACCCGCACGGGGTCGGTGGTGAAGCGGCGGGCGAACTCGGCCGCGGCGGCGGCCCACAGTTCGGTGGACTCGCGCAGTTCCGGCCGCCGGGCCGCCAGCAGGAACAGCTCGTATTCGGCCAGCAGGTGCCCGTCGGGTTTGGCGACCAGGTCGGCCATCATCGCCGCGATCGCGGGGCGGCAGTCGACGTCGTCGGGCAGCGAGTCGGCGATGACGCGCAGTTTCTCGGCGTCCTCGCGCATGCAGGTGGACAGCGCGTCGCACAGCAGGTCGTCGATGCTGGCGAAGTAGTAGGTGGACGCGGTGGTGGGCACGTCGGCCTCCCGCGCGACCGTCCGATGTGTGACGCCGGAGACGCCGTCGCGCGCGACCACCCGCAGCGTGGCGTCGATGAGCGCGCGGCGACGGCGTTCGCCCTTGGCCCGGCGTCCGTCGATGGTGGACTCAGACAGTGTCGCCTCCTGTGTTCGGCGACCGAGCCTACCCGGCGGCGCTGGTCACCGGCATCCTTTCGGTGGCCCCTGGTCGCGAGCGCAGCGCCCTGGTCAGCATCCGCAGGCCGACGGTCGCCGCGGCCAGGGCCAGCACGCCGCCGCACAGGGCGACGGTGAAGCCGGTGGTGGCGCCGAAGGCGTCCACGACGAAGCCCGACGCCCCGGCTCCGGCAGCCATGCCGATACTGACGCCGGTGGCGGCCCAGGTCAATCCCTCGGTGAGCTGGGCCGGTGGCACCAGTTTCTCGATGAGGCTCATGACGATGATCATCGTGGGCGCGAAGAAGGCTCCGGCGACGAACACGGCGGCCGACAGGCTCGCGATGTCGGCGGCCAGCAGGAACGGCAGCGTGGTGGCGGCGGTTCCGGCCGCGCCGATGACGAGCTGTTTCGGCAGCGCGATGCGGGGCTTCCAGGCACCGAAGGCCAAACCGGCGATGCCGGAGCCCAGCGCGTAGCAGGTGGCGACGATTCCGGCGGCGGCGGTGATGCCCTGCTGTTCGGCGAAGGCGACGCTGACGACGTCGACGGTGCCGACCACCACTCCCCCGGCGAACAGGACGAACACCAACAGCCGCAAGGGTGCGCGCCGGATCGCCGAGCCGCCGCCGGTCTCGGCGGGGCGGGGTGCGGGTTCGGTGCGGCGCTGTACTGCGAAGGCCGCGACCCCGGCGACCAGCAGCACGATGGCCAGCAGCGGCCCGGCCTGCGGGAACACGGCGGTGGACAGCAGGATCGACACCGCCGGTCCGGTGACGTAGGTCAGTTCGTCCACGACGGACTCGAAGGAGTGGGTGGTGGTCATGGCGTCGCTGCCCCGGTAGATCTCGGTCCAGCGCGCCCGGACCATGGCGCTCATGGTCGGCAGGGTTCCGGCCGGGACGGCGAAGGCGAACAGGGTCCAGGCGGGCGCTCCGAAGTGGGCGCTCAGCAGGACGCCGGTGATGGACGCGGCGCTGACGGCCATGGCGGGCACCAGGATCCGGCGTTGTCCGTGCCGGTCGACCAGTCGCGACACCAGCGGGCTCAGCAGCGCCATCGACAGCGTGAACGTGGCCGAGACGGCTCCGGCGAGGCCGTACTGGCCGCGCAGTTCGGACAGCATCGCGACCAGGCCGATGGGCAGCATCGACTGCGGCATCCGGGCGACGAATCCGGCGAGACTGAAGCGCAGACTGCCTGGGGCGGCGAAGATCTCGCGGTAGGGCTTGAGCACGAAGTCCTCCCTTCAAGAAACTGGGACTATCGTTCAAGTTTTTATCACGCGGACGCGAGCCCGCCCAGACATCCGAAGGGTGGGGTCCATCACCATCAATTGACAACATGCTGTCGATATGACAGACTTCTGTCATAACAATCAGGAGGAATGAAATGACCAAGTCAGTGCACGTCGCGATCTACGACACCCTCGCGGACTGGGAGATCGGGCACATCACGGCCCACATCAACAACGGCGAGTTCCAGCGCGAACCCGGCCAGTACCAGATCGTCACGGTCGGCGAGACCGCCGAACCGATCACGACCATGGGCGGGCTGCGCGTCACCCCGGACACCACACTGGACCAGGTCTCGGCGGCCGACAGCGCCATGCTGATCCTGCCCGGCGCGGCGACCTGGGTTCCCGAGGGCAACAAGGCTTTCCGGGCCAAGGCCCGCGAGTTCGCCGAAGCCGGGGTGCCGGTGGCGGCGATCTGCGGCGCCACCTTCGGCATGGCCGCCGAGGGCCTGCTGGACGAGCGCGCCCACACCAGCAACGCCCCCCAGTTCCTCACCATGAGCGGCTACAAGGGAGCGTCGAACTACCGCGACGAACTCGCCGTCACCGACGGCAACCTCATCACCGCCAGCGGCATCGCGCCGGTCCACTTCGCCCGCGAGGTCTTCGCGCTGCTGGGCGTCTACGAACCGTCGGTACTGGAGTCCTGGTACAAACTGTACGGTCAGCAGGACCCGTCCGGATACTTCGAACTCATGGAGTCGGCGTGACACAAGAAGAACAGGACCTGTTGAGCGGTGCGGCCTTGACCTCGTTCCGGCTCAGTGGCCAGTTTCTCGCGGTGGCCGAGAAACTGGCCCGCCCGGTGGGGCTGACGGCGGCCTGGTGGCAGGTCCTGGGCGCGGTGCTGCGGGAACCGCTGCCGGTGGCCGGGATCGCCCGCGCCATGGGCATCACCCGCCAGAGCGTGCAGCGCATCGCCGACCGGCTGGTGAACGACGGCCTGGCCGAGTACCTCCCCAACCCGGCCCACCGCCGCGCCCAGCTGGTGCGCCCCACCCAGGCCGGTTACGACGCCGTCCGAAAGATCGACCCCGCCCACGCCGCCTTCGCTCACCGCCTCACCCAGGCGATGGGGGCCGAGGAACTGGAAGCGGCGCTCAAGGCGATGACCACCCTGTCGCGTGTGCTGGACGACCTCGACGCCGAGTAACCCCACTGGTGTCGCCACCCTTGGCTAGGGTTCGCAGCATGACCGACCGACGCCAGGTACTGCGATTTCGCGTCCACGCCCAGCAGCTCGACCGCACCAGCGGCGGACTGGCCGACACCACCGTCCTCGACTTCGGCGTCCAGGAGACCGGCCCCGACGGAGCGGGCTGGGCGCTGGCGATCCGTGGCGTCGACGTCGCCAACCTCGCCGCGACGGATCTCATCACACTGTGGACCCTGCGGGGAGCGCCCCACCGCTACCGCCGCGCCGATGCCCCCGACGTGGCCGCGGCGGTGGCCCCGTACTCCGACGCCGACGCGGGCAAACGCATCTTCGACGCCTCGAAACCGTTGAAGGCGGCCGGAATCGGCAACGTGGAGGCACTGGACGAAGTGGCCGGACAACTGCGCCGCCTCGTCACCGAACCGATGGTCAAGGGAGACGTGTCGGGACGGCTCAACAAGGTTCTGGACGAGCCGTATCTGCGGTTCTGCCGCCCTTGCGACGCGATCCACATCTACGAGCAGCCGTTTCGGCTGGCGGCGATCCGCGCCGGGCTGGAGCTGCGACCGGGGACCTCGCCGCCGGTACTGGAGCCGATCCCCGGGTTCAAGCCGTCGGCCACGGCGGACGAACGCTTCGACCTGGTGCGCTGCTACCTGCGACTGCTGGGCCCGGCGACACCGAAACAGGTCGCCGAGTTCCTGGACGCGCCGGTCAAGGACGTGAAGGCGCACTGGCCCGAGGACGTCGTGGCGGTGACGGTGGACGGCGAGGAGCGCTGGCTGCTGGCGTCCGATGAGGAGGCTCTGCGATCGGCGGCGGGTAAGGCGACGCGGCTGCTCGGGCCATACGACCTGTTCCTACAGGGACGGGACCGCGCCACGATCCAGCCGGACAAGGCGCGGGCCAAGGAGCTGTGGCCGGTACTGGGACGGCCGGGCGCGGTGCTGGTGGACGGCGAGCTCGTCGGGGCGTGGCGGCCCCGTAAGTCCGGCAAGCGGATGAGCGTAACCGTCAAACCGTGGCAGACCATCGCCGCCGCCACCCGCAAGGCCATCAGCGAGCAGGCCGAGCGGCTGGCGGCGAATCGCGGGGCGGAACTGTCCACGATCGAGTTCGACGACTGAAGCGCGGCCGGGTGCCGCGACTGCGTCGCGGCAGTCGGGCCACGGGCCACGGGCCACGGGCCACGGGCCACGGGCCACGGGCCACGGGCCACGGGCCACGGGCCACGACGAGCGTGCCTCAACCGGCCTGGCTGACCACAGTTCTGGCTACAGCGCTGCGGCCAGCTCGAAATAGGTCGGGGCCAATCGGCGCATCGTTGCCGCCGCGCTCTTGTTGTTCCCCGCGACGAGGTCGTACTGCAACCTTCCTACTAGTCGCGACTGCCGCGCCGCGATCCTCGCGGCTGCTGGCTGGTCGATATCGGACAGAGCCACGGCGGCATCATTGAGACGGCGCGCGCCCACACGCACCGCGAAGTGAACCAGGTGCCCCCTGGTCTCCTCGTCCAGGCCACTCTCGGTCAGCTCGGCCAGACGATGAAGGGCCGCTTCGGTTCCCAGCGTTCCGGGTGGCACCGTGCCGTCGTACGCGTTGGTCAGCCATCGAACGGCACCAGGCAGCGCCGCGCGAAGAGCCTCGCGCACATCCACGTCCCGCTCCTTGACGAAGTCGGTGCGCATCACGAACGGCGGGTCAACCCATGGCACCAGTTCGGCGCGCCAGGCTTTGGCGAACTGGGCGACGGGAAGGGTGGCATAGGGGTGCCCATGCGGATCGTGCATGACGACGACGTCATCGTCGACCTCGAGCACGACGACCCAGTGGTCGGCCCCGATCGCACCCGTCATGGTGGGCTGATGCGACAGCAGCCCCATCTCGACCGGCCCGACCATGACGGGGCCACGCTTCACCGCCTCCCGCAACATCGCTACAGCGGTATCCGCGTCACCGCCGACGTTGCGCTCGCACCGCCAGCCCAGCAGTCGCAGGGCGTCGTCGATGCCGAGGTCCGGGTCCCAGCCGTAGGGGTCGAACAGCGGCAGCTTTCCGCCCAGCAATTGCATCCCGAACGGGGAACCGGTGAGCACTTCAAGCCGCGACGGACCGGGAGTCTCCGGCCCGAGCATCATCGACAAACTGTTGGCGTAGCAATACGGTCCGGAACCGGTGTAGGGCAGGCTCATCTGCCATCTCCTTACTGTGAGGGGTGTCGAACGGTCGTCAGTGTTCAGCCGTAATGGATTCCTGCAGTTCTGTCACCCACTGCGCCGGGTCGGGCGGGCACTCCAGGTTGACCTCCCGCGCGTAACCGGTGCTGCGATACCCGTTGGCGTCGATCCACCGGGCCAGCAGCTGCAACGAGGCGTCCGACTCGTCCATCGCACCGTGGTGGATCACCGTCGCCGCCTCGATCGCGGGCAACGTCACCACCGACAACTCCGAACGCTCCGACGCCTCGGCGGGCACCGGAAACGCCGCGTGCACCAGCACCCCGTCACCCCGATCCTCATACGACGCGACCGCCGGACCCACCGGCGTCACACCCGCGTCATCGAGCAACCGGCACAACCGCGAGTACAACGGCCTGATCACGGGGGTGATGTCGACCGACGCGTAACTGTCAGCCGGTGCCGTCAGCTCCGCGACCCGGGTGGCAGCGACCCGTTTGACCACGACCTCGCCGCTGGGCAACCGCCCCTCGGCCTCGATCGCCGACAACCGCGCCTCGATACCGGTGAGCCGATCCCGGGCGGCGGCCAGTTCGGCCGCCGCCTCGGCC containing:
- a CDS encoding MarR family winged helix-turn-helix transcriptional regulator, with translation MTQEEQDLLSGAALTSFRLSGQFLAVAEKLARPVGLTAAWWQVLGAVLREPLPVAGIARAMGITRQSVQRIADRLVNDGLAEYLPNPAHRRAQLVRPTQAGYDAVRKIDPAHAAFAHRLTQAMGAEELEAALKAMTTLSRVLDDLDAE
- a CDS encoding winged helix DNA-binding domain-containing protein, which produces MTDRRQVLRFRVHAQQLDRTSGGLADTTVLDFGVQETGPDGAGWALAIRGVDVANLAATDLITLWTLRGAPHRYRRADAPDVAAAVAPYSDADAGKRIFDASKPLKAAGIGNVEALDEVAGQLRRLVTEPMVKGDVSGRLNKVLDEPYLRFCRPCDAIHIYEQPFRLAAIRAGLELRPGTSPPVLEPIPGFKPSATADERFDLVRCYLRLLGPATPKQVAEFLDAPVKDVKAHWPEDVVAVTVDGEERWLLASDEEALRSAAGKATRLLGPYDLFLQGRDRATIQPDKARAKELWPVLGRPGAVLVDGELVGAWRPRKSGKRMSVTVKPWQTIAAATRKAISEQAERLAANRGAELSTIEFDD
- a CDS encoding ABC transporter ATP-binding protein, producing MTDAIETPAEAPADEGRAPLRRLWFYARQHLPLLITGGTLAFLGGLIGLVQPIVAMDVIESLETGESLRNPLLILVAAVLVGGALEAFGPYLMQRTGQDIVLTVRRRLVGSLVRLTIAEVDRLKPGDLVSRLTSDTNLLRTVASTTVIGGTTAVFMLLGGIALMAWIDLVLFGTTMAMIVLVSIIMTLIMPRIRNATTASQAALGEMGSILERIFSAFRTVKASGAEDIEIGKLDVAAREARDKGVMVAVWEALAGVMAWLPVNVAFLIVLGVGGARVAAGTMTISSLIGFLLLLFYLMGPISSLVAALSQLQTGLAAIRRVETVADLAHEQPSNGASISANNGPALLSFDNVTFGYGPGLPQVHHGVSFEASGTGLTALVGPSGAGKTTVFSLIERFYPVTSGEVRVDGTRVEDWPLAALRGMIGYVEQDAPVLHGTLRENLLMAAPDATEAELAEIVKRARLTELVASLPDGLDSAIGYRGMTLSGGERQRVAIARALLRKPRLLLLDEATSQLDAANEAALKQTMLDAADRTNVIVVAHRLSTVTSANQIVVLDAGRVRAVGSHTELVATDELYRDLAASQLLTADSH
- a CDS encoding MFS transporter, with amino-acid sequence MLKPYREIFAAPGSLRFSLAGFVARMPQSMLPIGLVAMLSELRGQYGLAGAVSATFTLSMALLSPLVSRLVDRHGQRRILVPAMAVSAASITGVLLSAHFGAPAWTLFAFAVPAGTLPTMSAMVRARWTEIYRGSDAMTTTHSFESVVDELTYVTGPAVSILLSTAVFPQAGPLLAIVLLVAGVAAFAVQRRTEPAPRPAETGGGSAIRRAPLRLLVFVLFAGGVVVGTVDVVSVAFAEQQGITAAAGIVATCYALGSGIAGLAFGAWKPRIALPKQLVIGAAGTAATTLPFLLAADIASLSAAVFVAGAFFAPTMIIVMSLIEKLVPPAQLTEGLTWAATGVSIGMAAGAGASGFVVDAFGATTGFTVALCGGVLALAAATVGLRMLTRALRSRPGATERMPVTSAAG
- a CDS encoding type 1 glutamine amidotransferase family protein, translated to MTKSVHVAIYDTLADWEIGHITAHINNGEFQREPGQYQIVTVGETAEPITTMGGLRVTPDTTLDQVSAADSAMLILPGAATWVPEGNKAFRAKAREFAEAGVPVAAICGATFGMAAEGLLDERAHTSNAPQFLTMSGYKGASNYRDELAVTDGNLITASGIAPVHFAREVFALLGVYEPSVLESWYKLYGQQDPSGYFELMESA
- a CDS encoding sulfatase family protein translates to MSRRPNVIVILSDDHGYADRSALGVHDNVHTPALDRLAAEGVSCDNAYVAAPICSPSRAGLMSGRYPLSFGTTWFDNSRLPDDSPTLAERFKERGYTTGYFGKVHYGPEQLGDHACPPHHGFDETRYGLAGQSQGRLHYLRHSRAEYEARGEAGWRMGTQPLLEGDDEYETEDFLTWDLGQRARDFVTGHAGDANPFFLMLAFNAVHNFCWQLPEAERRKRGLSEYHDWDPETRSYFDWYDDVVAPNLDKGREYYLAQLELMDAEIGRLMDTVDANGLREDTIVVYLTDNGGSHCNHGDNTPLAGSKYTLFEGGIRVPFLVRWPGGGVPAGEHRDGLISALDLYPSLLAAAGGDPGDGHGVDQWAMLRGETDAGHEALHWDCGFQYATRSGAWKLRYADGESDEVRGLLQYEHTDLGAGLFLYNLDDDPAETRNLADAHPDKLAELQRLRHDWRATMLS
- a CDS encoding MerR family transcriptional regulator; its protein translation is MFAIGDFARMGRVSVRMLRHYDALGLLRPARVDAGTGYRHYEAAQLARLNRIVALKDLGFTLEQVATFLDEQVSTVELRGMLRLRRAEAAAELAAARDRLTGIEARLSAIEAEGRLPSGEVVVKRVAATRVAELTAPADSYASVDITPVIRPLYSRLCRLLDDAGVTPVGPAVASYEDRGDGVLVHAAFPVPAEASERSELSVVTLPAIEAATVIHHGAMDESDASLQLLARWIDANGYRSTGYAREVNLECPPDPAQWVTELQESITAEH
- a CDS encoding TetR family transcriptional regulator; this translates as MSESTIDGRRAKGERRRRALIDATLRVVARDGVSGVTHRTVAREADVPTTASTYYFASIDDLLCDALSTCMREDAEKLRVIADSLPDDVDCRPAIAAMMADLVAKPDGHLLAEYELFLLAARRPELRESTELWAAAAAEFARRFTTDPVRVDLFVSAFDGLLLRALLANREYTAADFEAALRILLPWPAPEA